DNA sequence from the Vicugna pacos chromosome 27, VicPac4, whole genome shotgun sequence genome:
aatatttgtgctttcgtgactggcttatttcacttagcataatgtcctccaggttcatccatgttgaatCATGGGTCAgactttcattcctttttaaggctgaataatattcattgtatgtatagaccacattttgtttatccatttgtctgtggGTAGTCACTTGGGTTGTTTTCAACTTTTGATTATCATGAGCCATGCATGCACAAGGATATTTGAtatccctgctttcaattcttttagatacatacccagaagtggaattgttgggtcatatggtaattctgtgtttaattttttggggaACTGCCAGACCATCTGCCACAGTGGccgcactattttacattcccaccagcagtgcatgaggggAGAACATAACTTCTTTGAAGTCTATCTCAGGTGCAGGTTTTTGACAACCTGTGTATACTTTCCAAAACCTGTAGTCACAATCAAGTATCACAAACAAGCTCCCTCTATGAGTAAGTGAGTAATTAAGTGTTATATTCAAGAAGAACAGGCTTGTTAGCTGTGGTTACAGTGaagcagatgaataaataaaatggatcagTATTGTATAGATAACTATGAAGATCAGTTAGAACCGCATTCCTATCTTCgccaaatgtcaccttctcagaggGGCCCTCCTTGTCTCCAGAATCTGAAGGTGCCCTCCAGTTATATTTATACTACCTGAAAATAGACCAAGGAATCCAAATAAAGTCTGTATGTGATGTGAGGTCCTTCAACTTTTAAACTACACAGCACAGTCCAAAacccttgttttaaagtccttGCATAGGTAATGGGACTTCTTCCCTACCTCAGTAGTTTGTGGGGAGAACAAAACATTTAGAAAGGGAGaccccttctttcctttttccttagtGCCTGACTCATCTCTGAGTTTTCCCTGCTGGAGACCTGGCCGTCCAGCCGCTTGCTCACAAGCCTGCTTCCCCAGAAGCCTGCCTCCCTGCATCAGTCACATCCACAAAATATGCTCATCTTGAAATAGCAAACACTGTTTCTACTAGTgaagttctttttaaagaaaattctcagcTCCGATCACCTCATCTCATCTCCACTCATAACATGTTGGTGAAGATATGCCCCTTGCATCTGACCAGACCAGCTTCTGAGTTTTCACTTTCCTTGGCCACTAACAAGAAAAGGAGGGAATTGCCTGCAGTTTAATGTGCTCTCTCCTCTTGTTTTCACCAGGGCCATCCTTTCTCGAGGAGGAGCTCGGAGGGAGCAGGATCCCTCATCCTTCGCAGCTCAGTGATCCTCCTCCCTCATTTGGAGGCCCTTTTTCAGACAGATCACCTGAAGGTCACTCTTTTCTGTCCTTTAGAATGGCTTCTGTGCCTCTGTGTTGTCAGAGATCAACCTTAAGAGAACTCTCAATCTCCCTTTGGCCTTCTCTGGAGTATAACAGTTCTTGCATCTTTGCGTAGTAAAGGATAGGACTGGTCCTTAAGCAGCGGACAGTGAGGGGGTTATTGGGTCTGGGGTCTGCTCAGAAGGGCCTCTGCAGTGAGGTTGTAGAGAAAGATAATCACACAAATTAAGTATCAcatttaaaggctcccagattATAAAGGACTTCTCTCATACTTTTGTCTAATAGTTCagtactaattttttttcctttaaatctttGATCTCTTTGGGATTTGTCCAAGTGTAGGTCCaactgaaatttttccattttgccCTAACTAGTTGTTCCACCATCATTTATTGAATGTGGTGTCTTCATAAATTTCAGAGGCTACCTTTATCATATGTTAAATTCCCGTAGTCACAGAGATGATtttttctgttccactggtctttttttttttttcctttcctttcattttaaaaattttttgtctttctcatttttaaaaaaattcttgtttgggtttttttttcctcttttttctttttctttctttcttttttcctactggTCTGTCTATTCATGTTTCACCTTGTTAAATTCTGAACTCACATGTCTGTTGAGTCTTCtggagttttggttttgtttcattaGTCTGATTATCTACTAATGTTTTAATTATTGAGATTTGATAGTGTGTTTTAACATCTGACAGAGATAGTTGctttcctccccactccctgaTTTCAGTCAGTAATTGtctaataatgtttatttttgtccTATTAAAGACTCTTCTACTTCAGCTACACGATTTGCCAATTTTAAATGATATCCTTTGAACCCCTAGGTatacagatgaggcaactgacaGACATCCCATATTCCACCGTCTTCCTCGCAACCCCAGTTTTGGTTAGAGTGTCATTTCTACATCACTGAATAACATTTACATTCTCTTGTATCACCCCAACCAGCAGAGTCGTTTGTAGATGTTCTGAAGTTAAATGTATCAGGTGTTCAGCCCCAACCCTTTTCCTCTGAAATTCCCTTTATCTTGTTGTGACTGAAATTCATCTCCTAACAGTTTCCTCAAGAAGGGCCAGAGGAACAATTTCTGTGAATTTGTGTATATTCGAAGCTTGGCCTATAAACTTTATACTTGAAGGACAGTTCTGCTGAACACAAAACCCTGGGCACATGCCTTCTCTTCTTGCATGTCTTATAGCTACTGTACACTCTGCGGGGATTGGAGGTTCCTGTAGAGAAATCTGAGGCCGGTTGATTGTCTTCCCCCATCTAAGTGATTCGATCTTTTTGTCCCCTGTCTCATTATTAACTACCTTGGGTTGATTTTCCTTGGCACACAGTGCACCTTTCAAGGGTTCTTCTGTCTTTATGGATTATATTTGCAGGCTTTGTTCTGTTCCTTTGGTTTAGTTTCCTTTTTTGAGAACTCTAGTTATATGTTTATCGATTCTTCTTTTGTCTCACTTGGATTTCTATCATTCTCTTTAATCCTTTTAACTTCTTTTGGTGGGGGATCAGggagggaggtaatcaggtttatttatttatattttaaaagaggtgctgaggattgaacccaggacctgggcatgctcagcatgtgctctcccactgagctataccctctcccattgagctataccctctccccgttaacttctttctttgtttccatttcctGTCGTTGCTTTTCTTAAGTcagttctcctttctcctttctgcgCTTTCCTGGGTGCCTGTTTTCCTTTGTGTTCCTCCCCATTTTGTCGTCATGTCTCAGGATTTTACCCCTTCTTCCCAGCTCACATTTCCTCTTGTCCTGTTGTCTGTTCCTCAACTTTGCTTTGTGGTCTTCCTTCATAGAGGTGGTGGCTTCACTTAACATTTTGGAGGGATGAAAAATGGTCCCTTTTCTCAATAACTAATTCCTATGATTAATGAGTGAGAGTCCaagtctccctcctcctctgcgtcacagaaacagaaagcttCCTGCCTGCTTGGTTCATCTGAGTGATTCTAATTGTAGCCTCACCTGCTTTGCTTCTCTGAACCAAAGAAGACAGCCCATCTTATCCCGGTTCCCAAACGCACTGATGCACTTGAGGGTGAGTCTCTTATCCTCAGGAAGTGATTTTTCTGCCTGAGTTTGAGAAACTTCCCCTGAGCAGGGCCCCTCTCCTGCTTTCCACACTTGATCTCTTTGCTTCTTCCTTCATTGGCTTCTGCCCAGTCTCTGCCGGTTTTGGAAGCCCTTACATGTATTTTGTTGTCTGCAAGTTAATCTCCCTCCTAAACTGACTGAAAATGAAgtttgagtttttgtttgttttccctgttGCCTCTGAGCTTAGCCAGGAACATACCAGTTCTTCTGATTTGAGAGCAGTGAAAAATCTTGTTAGCTATCATCCCTGTTCAGAAGAGAACAGCTACTTAAGTCATCACAAAAGGGTTTGGGTTACATTAacttgaagaaaatgaaacagggcCTCAGCCTGGAGGTCCTCATTAGAAAAGAGATGCTAACAGGGCTCTGTGCGAGAAACTTGCAAGAAAATTGTCTTGCAGGGCATTAAGGAAGCACAGAATCCTTGGCCCTAGCCAAGTGGGAGTGTGCATGGAAACTCTTGTGCCTACGTCCATCCACTGGAGATCTAGGGGAGGGGGCCAGAGGGCAATTATAGGAGTCCACAGTTTACCAGTAGCATATATGTTAGTGTGAGCATGAAATGTAATTATATCCTTATTTGCAAATGTAAATACGATCTTGAGGCATGAGTGTGAGTGGAACCTAGGTTTTGTCTCAGAGCTGCATGCCACATTTTATCATGTGCATGTATGGAAATTTACATTAACTTATAGAAACTAGTAAGCACTGAATGAGCATCTAACCTTAAATGGTTCATCAGCATTCATAATGGAAGTGTCACTAGGGCTTTGTGTAATTATTTTGCTAATTGTCTTCCTTGCTGTGAATGGAACTACTTTCTCAGGAGGTCTGATGTCTGGTGTTAGTAATAATCAGGCTGTCATCTTTATCAGTAAAAATACTGGTTTATTTCTGTATACgctacagaattcagaaaaaggGTTGAGGACATCTTACAGAAATAGAGCACAAAGAAAGTatagtaaagaagaaaatattgagAGGAAAAAATGGAGTGAAAGAACACAAATTGCATGTTGTAAAATCATCCAGTATTCCTCCTCTGAGCTTTTGGCTCTAAGCTTCCACACGGGCGAGGCAGAGAGGGAGCCACAGTCAGGGGCATGAGGCAGACACAAATCACGCAGGAGAGCAGTTCCTTTTGGTATTTCCATCAGAGGGAAATTTCCTCCTCTGGCCGGAGAAGAGGATATTGTGTGGTATAAACAATGTCATCAGCAACTTCCTGGCAGCACTAAGGTTCCTGACAGCCATGAATTTCTAGTGACACTTAGAGTGTTTACCAGTGTTAGCCAGGACCATTAAACCAACATGCAGTTCAGTGAACATAGTCCTACCAGTGTCAAAACCCTGTGATGCAGGCTCACAGCTCTCTGCTGTTCTGGCTAAATCCTGGGGTAGATTTTAGAGTCTCTGATGTAAGGAAAGGAATACATATTCTTCCAGTAATCTTCTCTCATGATTTATTTCTCCCAGATGTTTGCTAAGTATTGGGCAGTCAAGAGTTTGACAAGTTTCTGGAAGGTAGATGCTTTGTATCACCCGTGGCAGATCTATCTGTAGGCTCTCACTGCAGAGAAATTTGAGGACTCTTCAAAATGCCCACTTGTTTCCAGTCATCTGTATAGACACCTGGAGTCCTCGATGCAGGTGCCCTGTCATCTTGTCTGTGTCTTATTTAAATGTCAGCTAATAAGATTATAAACTCCAGCCATATTTTAATGCACAAAATTATTATATAAGTGCCATTTGAAAGGAGACTGAGCTTTAGGGAAATTTCTGTGGCACCAATAAgaatctcattcattcagtcatcaaATTTAATTGAGCAGCTACTAAGCATTAGGCACCATGGTGAATGTTGGAGTCTTTGTACTCTATTGCTTTCCTTTGATTTGGATTTTCAGATTCCCACCTGACCTCATTTCCCAGTGGAGAAACAGGTAGAGACTTGGAacccacatcttttttttttccatcttgtttgtttttggttatttcttattttttttcattgcagtatagtcggtttacagtgtaatgttaatttctggtgtatagcatagtgattcagatagatatagatatatatagatacacacacacacacacacatgcatattcctttcatattctttttcattacaggctgttacaaagtattgaatttagttccctgggctatatggtagaaccttgttgtttagctattttatgtatagcagaGAACCCACATCTTTAACACTTAGAATTTCTGGGTGATCACCACAAAGACATGAGGCCTGGCCACTAGATAACCAGGTAGAAGGAAATAAACCtggatttttaaagtttaaagggTTCTCCTCTTTACTTTCActagaagtttatttatttttttaaacaggtcCCCTTTGGCTTTCTTTTCTCATAATTACGGAAATTGAGTACAAATTGTatgtttttcttcattgtttcAGATTTTGAGATCCAGAGTGAGAATGGGGAGAACTCTAACCAAGACATATTTGAGGACGTTGAATCACGTGAGATGTTCTCAGAAATGCCCGACGGGGAAGGCATTCAGCAGTCCGATTGGGAAAGTGACTCTGAGAGAGACTGCGGCTCCCGGGGGCCCCGGGGGCCCCGGGGAAGCGCCTCTGGTGAGGACTCTGCGGAGGTGCCGTCCCAGGGCAGGGAAGTGGGGCAGCTCATAGGCCTTCAGGGCACCTACCTGGGTGAGAAGCCCTATGAATGTCCCCAGTGTGGGAAGACCTTCAGCCGGAAATCCCACCTGATCACGCACGAGCGGACCCACACGGGAGAGAAGTACTACAAATGCGACGAATGCGGGAAAAGCTTCAGCGACGGTTCAAACTTCAGCAGACACCAAACTACGCACACCGGGGAGAAACCGTATAAATGCAGGGACTGTGGGAAAAGCTTCAGCCGGAGCGCCAACCTCATCACCCACCAGAGGATCCACACGGGGGAGAAACCCTTTCAGTGCGCCGAGTGTGGCAAGAGCTTCAGCAGGAGCCCCAACCTCATCGCCCACCAGCGGACGCACACGGGAGAGAAACCCTACTCCTGCCCCGAGTGCGGGAAGAGCTTCGGCAACCGGTCCAGCCTGAACACGCATCAGGGAATCCACACGGGAGAAAAGCCCTACGAATGTAAAGAATGCGGCGAGAGCTTTAGTTACAACTCCAACCTCATCAGACACCAGAGGATCCACACGGGAGAGAAGCCGTACAAGTGTCCGGACTGCGGGCAGCGGTTCAGTCAGAGCTCGGCCCTCATCACCCACCGCAGGACTCACACGGGGGAGAAGCCCTACCAGTGCGGCGAGTGCGGGAAGAGCTTCAGCCGCAGCTCCAACCTGGCCACGCACCGGCGGACCCACATGGTGGAGAAGCCCTACAAGTGCGGGGAGTGCGGGAAGAGCTTCAGCCAGAGCTCCAGCCTGATCGCCCACCAGGGGATGCACACCGGCGAGAAGCCCTACGAGTGCCTGACGTGCGGGGAGAGCTTCAGCTGGAGCTCCAACCTCATCAAGCACCAGAGGATCCACACGGGTGAGAAGCCCTACAAGTGCAGCGACTGTGGGAAGGGCTTCAGCCAGCGCTCGCAGCTGGTGGTGCACCAGAGGACCCACACGGGCGAGAAGCCCTACAAATGCCTCATGTGCGGCAAGAGCTTCAGCCGCGGCTCCATCCTGGTCATGCACCAGCGAGCCCACTTGGGAGACAAGCCGTACAGATGTCCCGAATGCGGGAAAGGCTTCAGCTGGAATTCAGTCCTCATCATACACCAGCGAATCCACACGGGGGAGAAGCCCTACAAATGCCCCGAGTGTGGCAAAGGCTTCAGCAATAGCTCCAATTTTATCACCCATCAGAGAACTCACATGAAGGAGAAGCTTTACTGAAGGGGCAGAGAGGGAAGGTGCGggggctggcccaggagagggacttCCTATGCTGCCCCCAAATAGGGATGTTTATCTTTAGAAGAACCACTCTTCCTAAATGCTTGTTGGGGGGGTTGCCAGAACCTTACCCCTGCTCACCGTCATCTCTAGGACCCCATCGGCTTAGTGGTCAGAGTCCAGCCCCGAGAACAGAGCATAGGAATGGACAGTCAGAAcgctgagtctttttctgttacaTTTCTCCACTTGATTGGCTCCTCTCCTgatcctctgtgcctcagtttcctctctggtAGAACAGGGGGAAACAGATATTTCTCTGTGTGAGATGGAAGACAGTGTGGCCCATGTTTCAGAGAAGTCCCGGAAGTCTGGTGGTGTGGTCTGGTTGTTCTGCTGCCTCTTGTTGGGCTGAGGGGCCTCCACCCGAGCTGCTAGCATCCCAGGCCCCCTGCATGGCAGACCCGGCTTTTCCTACCTTTGGGTCCTGGGCCTTCATTTCGGGCCCAGGTTGGGGGGCTTTTCCAATCCTGAGTCATCGCCTGAAGGTAAAGCCCTTTTCTAGTTCTAGAAAGTGTCAGGAACACCGAAACACGAGGGAGTCTGGCCTGGAACCAGTGTCCCAGCAGGACTTTTCCATCAGTAGGGGCTGCACACGGCCTGCCAGCAAAGGCATAAACCAAGATGTATGTCTTTGCTCTCATCTCTGCTCACTGTTCCGGGCTACGTCGGCCATGGAGGGAATGCACTTATTCTTGCAGGGTTCCGTTTTTTGAGTGTGAGGTGAAGTCAGAGCCCCCCAGCTGCCTCCCCCCGTCCAGGTGGATGGCATCTGTGTCTTATCACGGGTGAAATAGTCCTGCATGCTGCAGGGTGGGCTTGTATCTTTACCCGCAGGTACCTGGCCCCATAGTCATCACTCTGTGCACTTGTCATTTCCTTGTTCTTAGATTTTTATCTTATATGTGCAGGTCTAGAATTCTGTCTGGTAGCTTTTGTATATGAAGAACATTATTTTTAAGGAAGTGCTGATTTTGAGGACACATCATCTGTCCCCTGGAGAGATTTGGGCTTGAATCAAGAGTTGGCTTAGAGATGTCATCCTTGATCTTGGGTCATTGAGCCATGAAACAGTTAAGACAGGGGATGATAGCAGGTGAAGGGGTTTGTTATGAGGGAAGAGGGAGGTAAATAAGGTTTTTCTCTCCTACCCATGAGGCCTCCACTCAGAATGCACCTTGGTTCTTACAGGGCAGACACTCCACATTGCCT
Encoded proteins:
- the ZSCAN2 gene encoding zinc finger and SCAN domain-containing protein 2 isoform X3; translated protein: MFSEMPDGEGIQQSDWESDSERDCGSRGPRGPRGSASGEDSAEVPSQGREVGQLIGLQGTYLGEKPYECPQCGKTFSRKSHLITHERTHTGEKYYKCDECGKSFSDGSNFSRHQTTHTGEKPYKCRDCGKSFSRSANLITHQRIHTGEKPFQCAECGKSFSRSPNLIAHQRTHTGEKPYSCPECGKSFGNRSSLNTHQGIHTGEKPYECKECGESFSYNSNLIRHQRIHTGEKPYKCPDCGQRFSQSSALITHRRTHTGEKPYQCGECGKSFSRSSNLATHRRTHMVEKPYKCGECGKSFSQSSSLIAHQGMHTGEKPYECLTCGESFSWSSNLIKHQRIHTGEKPYKCSDCGKGFSQRSQLVVHQRTHTGEKPYKCLMCGKSFSRGSILVMHQRAHLGDKPYRCPECGKGFSWNSVLIIHQRIHTGEKPYKCPECGKGFSNSSNFITHQRTHMKEKLY
- the ZSCAN2 gene encoding zinc finger and SCAN domain-containing protein 2 isoform X1 codes for the protein MMASEVPRVTTSLSPLVQVPQEEDEQEEEVATMILEDDSWVQEAVLQEDGPEAEPFPESAGKGSPHEEAAGGPQGALGRLRELCRRWLRPEVHTKEQMLTVLPREIQAWLQEHRPENSEEAAALVEDLTQTLRDSDFEIQSENGENSNQDIFEDVESREMFSEMPDGEGIQQSDWESDSERDCGSRGPRGPRGSASGEDSAEVPSQGREVGQLIGLQGTYLGEKPYECPQCGKTFSRKSHLITHERTHTGEKYYKCDECGKSFSDGSNFSRHQTTHTGEKPYKCRDCGKSFSRSANLITHQRIHTGEKPFQCAECGKSFSRSPNLIAHQRTHTGEKPYSCPECGKSFGNRSSLNTHQGIHTGEKPYECKECGESFSYNSNLIRHQRIHTGEKPYKCPDCGQRFSQSSALITHRRTHTGEKPYQCGECGKSFSRSSNLATHRRTHMVEKPYKCGECGKSFSQSSSLIAHQGMHTGEKPYECLTCGESFSWSSNLIKHQRIHTGEKPYKCSDCGKGFSQRSQLVVHQRTHTGEKPYKCLMCGKSFSRGSILVMHQRAHLGDKPYRCPECGKGFSWNSVLIIHQRIHTGEKPYKCPECGKGFSNSSNFITHQRTHMKEKLY
- the ZSCAN2 gene encoding zinc finger and SCAN domain-containing protein 2 isoform X2, whose amino-acid sequence is MRPLTRQGTRLGTVNSTRVYYAYFEIQSENGENSNQDIFEDVESREMFSEMPDGEGIQQSDWESDSERDCGSRGPRGPRGSASGEDSAEVPSQGREVGQLIGLQGTYLGEKPYECPQCGKTFSRKSHLITHERTHTGEKYYKCDECGKSFSDGSNFSRHQTTHTGEKPYKCRDCGKSFSRSANLITHQRIHTGEKPFQCAECGKSFSRSPNLIAHQRTHTGEKPYSCPECGKSFGNRSSLNTHQGIHTGEKPYECKECGESFSYNSNLIRHQRIHTGEKPYKCPDCGQRFSQSSALITHRRTHTGEKPYQCGECGKSFSRSSNLATHRRTHMVEKPYKCGECGKSFSQSSSLIAHQGMHTGEKPYECLTCGESFSWSSNLIKHQRIHTGEKPYKCSDCGKGFSQRSQLVVHQRTHTGEKPYKCLMCGKSFSRGSILVMHQRAHLGDKPYRCPECGKGFSWNSVLIIHQRIHTGEKPYKCPECGKGFSNSSNFITHQRTHMKEKLY